The proteins below are encoded in one region of Gemmatimonadota bacterium:
- a CDS encoding FtsX-like permease family protein — MLQNYLSVALRNLRRHPAYSLINIAGLAIGMATSILILMYIQDELGYDRYHPHADRVYRIVDDIESGGQTVQTAGTPTGWGPALRRDFPEIELLVRIRGTETAWLVDLGNTIYYERKVIWAEPELFEMFDMPLVQGDLGTALAEPYSMVISEDLAFKYFGAEDPIGKAVNLDNRWDFMVTGVMKNVPTNAHMRPDMLVSYSTMNVIRSWDLDDWEYHRNLFTYIRLRENVSPDEFEAKLPAFLERHAGDQYREAGISLRPSLQPLVDIHLYSNRESEHEPNGDIRYVALFMVIAFLILIIACINFINLATARSEMRAREVGVRKVLGANRMQLIRQFLGESVLMAGLAAIVAVILVQLVLPAVNEIAGKQLALPLTDWIVLAALVLGTALIGVAAGSYPAAYLYGFLPAVVMKGNPETGKKGLGMRQVLVVIQFSMSIFLLVSTAIIYDQLEYIQTKRLGFDKEHVMVVPITGSPQQVNTPVLRRRLSELPGVVGISTTTGVPGMRIMPILEVRPEGMPPEDHLMMATLHVDEHFLDVMGIEVVAGRNFSSDWSTDTTSAYLLNETAVRNLGWGSPIDAIGRQFERLSFERAPGRVIGVVEDFHLRTIHEEIEPAVITTSPYHVFILIRIVPEGIPETIGRIEEVWNDVDSRYPLEYTFLDEDFDALYRTDRQLGEIFAVFAFLAIFVACLGLLGLASFSIQQRTREIGIRKVVGSSVSGIVVLLSKDFMKYVLWANVIAWPLAYFVMSNWLQNYAYNAEIQYGWFVAGGMLALVIAWLTIGAHAVAASRRNPVNALRQG, encoded by the coding sequence GTGCTCCAGAACTACTTAAGCGTGGCCCTGCGCAATCTCCGCAGGCATCCCGCCTACTCGCTCATCAACATCGCCGGCCTCGCCATCGGCATGGCCACCTCCATCCTGATCCTCATGTATATCCAGGATGAACTCGGCTACGACCGGTATCATCCCCATGCCGATCGCGTTTACCGGATTGTCGACGACATCGAGAGCGGTGGGCAGACCGTACAGACGGCCGGTACGCCCACCGGTTGGGGACCTGCCCTCAGGCGCGACTTCCCCGAGATCGAGCTTCTCGTCCGCATTCGAGGCACCGAAACCGCGTGGCTGGTGGATCTCGGGAACACCATCTACTACGAGCGCAAGGTCATCTGGGCGGAACCGGAGCTGTTCGAGATGTTCGACATGCCCCTGGTCCAGGGCGACCTCGGCACCGCGCTGGCCGAGCCGTACTCGATGGTGATTTCGGAGGACCTGGCGTTCAAGTACTTCGGCGCCGAAGATCCCATCGGGAAAGCCGTCAATCTCGACAATCGCTGGGACTTCATGGTGACGGGCGTCATGAAGAACGTCCCGACCAACGCCCATATGCGGCCGGACATGCTGGTATCCTATTCCACGATGAACGTGATCCGGTCCTGGGACCTGGACGACTGGGAGTATCACCGGAACCTGTTTACCTATATCCGGCTTCGCGAGAACGTGTCCCCGGATGAATTCGAAGCGAAGCTGCCGGCCTTCCTGGAGCGTCACGCGGGCGACCAGTACCGGGAGGCGGGCATCAGCCTGCGGCCGTCTCTCCAGCCCCTCGTGGACATCCACCTCTATTCGAACCGGGAGAGCGAGCACGAACCCAACGGCGATATCCGGTACGTGGCCCTCTTCATGGTCATCGCGTTCCTGATCCTGATCATCGCGTGCATCAATTTCATCAACCTGGCCACGGCCCGATCCGAAATGCGCGCCAGGGAGGTGGGCGTGAGAAAGGTCCTGGGTGCAAACCGGATGCAGTTGATCCGCCAGTTCCTGGGAGAATCGGTCCTCATGGCCGGCCTGGCCGCGATCGTGGCCGTCATCCTGGTTCAGCTCGTCCTGCCTGCCGTGAACGAGATCGCCGGGAAGCAACTCGCGCTGCCGCTGACCGACTGGATAGTGCTGGCCGCGCTGGTCCTGGGTACGGCCCTGATTGGAGTGGCCGCCGGCAGCTATCCGGCAGCGTACCTGTACGGTTTCCTGCCGGCCGTGGTCATGAAAGGCAACCCAGAGACGGGCAAAAAGGGCCTGGGCATGCGGCAGGTGCTGGTCGTGATACAGTTCTCCATGTCCATCTTCCTGCTGGTCAGCACGGCCATCATCTACGATCAACTCGAGTACATCCAGACCAAGCGGCTTGGTTTCGACAAGGAACACGTGATGGTCGTCCCCATAACGGGATCGCCGCAGCAGGTGAACACGCCCGTGCTGAGACGGCGCCTGTCGGAACTGCCCGGCGTGGTGGGAATCTCCACGACCACCGGCGTGCCGGGTATGCGGATAATGCCGATCCTGGAGGTACGGCCCGAAGGCATGCCGCCCGAGGACCACCTGATGATGGCCACGCTGCACGTGGACGAGCACTTCCTCGATGTCATGGGCATCGAAGTCGTCGCCGGGCGGAACTTCTCATCGGACTGGAGCACCGATACCACCAGCGCGTACCTGCTGAACGAGACGGCCGTCCGGAACCTGGGTTGGGGTTCGCCCATCGACGCGATCGGCCGGCAGTTCGAGCGGCTCTCCTTTGAAAGGGCCCCGGGCCGCGTGATCGGCGTGGTGGAAGATTTCCACTTGCGCACGATACACGAAGAGATCGAACCCGCCGTGATCACGACCAGCCCCTATCACGTTTTCATCCTGATTCGGATCGTACCCGAGGGTATCCCCGAAACCATCGGGCGCATCGAAGAAGTGTGGAACGACGTGGATTCCCGATATCCACTCGAATATACCTTCCTGGACGAGGATTTCGACGCGCTGTACCGGACCGACCGGCAACTCGGCGAGATCTTCGCCGTCTTCGCCTTTCTCGCGATATTCGTGGCCTGCCTGGGACTTCTTGGCCTCGCTTCGTTTTCGATCCAGCAGCGCACCCGCGAAATCGGGATCCGCAAGGTCGTCGGCTCGTCGGTTTCCGGCATCGTGGTCCTGCTTTCGAAGGACTTCATGAAGTATGTACTCTGGGCGAACGTGATCGCCTGGCCGCTGGCCTACTTTGTCATGAGCAACTGGTTGCAGAACTACGCCTACAATGCGGAAATCCAATATGGATGGTTCGTGGCCGGCGGCATGCTGGCGCTGGTCATCGCCTGGCTGACCATCGGGGCGCATGCGGTGGCGGCGTCGCGCCGGAACCCGGTCAATGCGCTGAGGCAGGGGTGA
- a CDS encoding FtsX-like permease family protein, protein MIRNYLTVALRNLLRQPVYSLINIVGLAIGMAACMLIVLYIQDELSYDRYHPDADRIYRIVDDIESGGQTIRTAGSPLSWAPALKQDYPEVERFVRMRGTASSWLFHKEEMQFYEKKVIWAEDGLFDLFAIPLVAGDPNTALVEPFTIVISETMAAKYFGGEESMGQVLGVDNTYDFKVTGIMRDLPANTHMRADMFTSYSSLATIGSYYRENWEVHDNFYTYIRLSENTDPDDLEARFPDFLERYAGDRYRESGVVLRPSLQPVVDIHLHSHRESEFEPNGDIRFVVLYTLIAFLIPLIACINFINLATARSAMRAREVGVRKAMGANRTQLLGQFLGEAVVMAALAMVISSILVQLALPAVNAIAAKELIFPLSNGLVLTVLAFGVIVIGLAAGSYPAVYLSGFAPTEVLKGNLETGTRGLNLRKVLVVVQFAMSIFLLVSTAIIYDQLEYISTKRLGFNKEQVMVLPITGSTQRRNTPVLKERLAQLPGVLGVATASGVPGMRVIPIMAVRPDGMAPEDHLMMATLQVDESFLDVLEIDLAAGRNFSTDWGTDSTTGFLLNESAVRYLGWGTPPEAIGKPFAWLPFGGKKGNVIGVVEDFHLRTIHEEIEPIVILTSTYHIFVLIRLEPGRIPETISRIGEAWRNVDAGFPLEYTFLDEDFDRLYQDDRRLGEVFAIFAVLGVFVACLGLLGLASYSIQQRTREIGIRKVLGSSVSTIVILLSKDFMKYVLLGNLIAWPLAYFVMTRWLQNYAYAASLDFSWFLTGGVVALVIAWLTIGAHAVAASRRNPVNALRQG, encoded by the coding sequence ATGATCCGCAACTACCTCACGGTCGCCCTGCGCAACCTCCTCAGGCAACCCGTCTATTCCCTCATCAATATCGTCGGACTCGCCATCGGCATGGCGGCATGCATGCTGATCGTGTTGTACATCCAGGACGAGCTCAGCTACGACCGCTATCACCCAGACGCGGATAGGATTTACCGGATCGTGGACGATATCGAAAGCGGCGGGCAGACCATCCGGACAGCGGGATCGCCCTTGAGCTGGGCGCCGGCACTGAAGCAAGACTATCCCGAGGTCGAGCGGTTCGTTCGGATGCGGGGTACGGCCTCTTCCTGGCTGTTTCATAAAGAAGAAATGCAATTCTATGAGAAAAAAGTCATCTGGGCGGAAGACGGCTTGTTCGACCTGTTCGCTATCCCCCTGGTCGCCGGAGATCCGAATACCGCGCTGGTAGAGCCCTTTACGATCGTCATCTCGGAAACGATGGCGGCCAAGTACTTCGGCGGTGAAGAATCCATGGGGCAGGTTCTGGGCGTGGATAACACCTACGATTTCAAGGTCACCGGGATCATGCGGGACCTGCCCGCCAATACCCATATGCGGGCGGACATGTTCACCTCCTATTCCTCCCTCGCCACCATCGGCAGTTACTACCGGGAGAACTGGGAGGTTCATGACAACTTCTACACGTACATCCGGCTAAGTGAAAACACGGATCCGGATGATCTCGAAGCGCGGTTCCCGGACTTCCTCGAACGATACGCCGGGGACAGATACCGCGAATCGGGCGTCGTGCTGAGGCCGTCGCTGCAACCCGTCGTCGACATCCACCTTCACTCTCACCGGGAAAGCGAATTCGAACCCAACGGCGACATCCGCTTCGTGGTCCTCTATACACTGATCGCGTTCCTGATTCCGCTGATCGCGTGCATCAACTTCATCAACCTGGCCACGGCCCGATCGGCTATGCGCGCCCGGGAAGTGGGCGTCCGAAAGGCAATGGGCGCCAACCGGACCCAGTTGCTGGGGCAGTTCCTGGGAGAGGCCGTCGTCATGGCGGCGCTCGCCATGGTGATTTCGTCTATCCTGGTGCAGCTCGCCCTGCCCGCGGTGAATGCGATTGCCGCCAAGGAACTGATTTTCCCGCTTTCGAACGGGCTGGTGTTGACGGTGCTTGCATTCGGTGTGATCGTTATTGGATTGGCGGCAGGAAGCTATCCGGCCGTCTATCTCTCCGGGTTTGCGCCCACCGAAGTATTGAAGGGCAACCTTGAAACAGGTACACGGGGACTGAATCTGCGAAAGGTCCTGGTCGTCGTACAGTTCGCCATGTCCATCTTCCTGCTGGTCAGCACGGCGATCATCTACGATCAGCTCGAGTATATCAGCACCAAGCGGCTGGGCTTCAACAAGGAACAGGTGATGGTGCTTCCCATCACGGGTTCCACCCAGCGTCGGAATACGCCCGTACTGAAAGAACGATTGGCCCAGTTGCCCGGTGTACTGGGCGTAGCCACGGCAAGCGGGGTACCGGGAATGCGGGTGATCCCGATCATGGCGGTCCGGCCCGATGGCATGGCGCCGGAAGACCACCTCATGATGGCCACGCTACAGGTGGACGAGTCCTTCCTGGATGTCCTGGAGATCGATCTGGCTGCCGGACGGAACTTCTCGACGGACTGGGGGACGGACTCGACCACCGGCTTCCTGCTCAACGAGTCGGCCGTTCGATACCTTGGATGGGGCACGCCGCCGGAAGCCATAGGCAAACCGTTCGCGTGGCTGCCTTTCGGCGGGAAGAAAGGAAATGTAATCGGCGTGGTAGAGGATTTTCATCTCCGTACCATTCACGAGGAGATCGAACCGATCGTTATTCTAACGAGTACCTATCACATTTTCGTGCTCATCCGACTCGAACCCGGACGGATTCCCGAGACCATCTCGCGCATCGGGGAGGCATGGCGAAACGTCGATGCCGGCTTTCCCCTGGAATACACCTTCCTGGACGAGGATTTCGACCGGCTGTACCAGGATGACCGGCGGCTCGGCGAGGTTTTCGCGATCTTCGCGGTACTGGGCGTCTTCGTGGCCTGCCTCGGACTCCTCGGACTGGCTTCCTATTCGATTCAGCAACGCACCCGGGAGATCGGGATCCGCAAGGTGCTCGGCTCATCGGTCTCCACCATCGTCATACTGCTTTCGAAGGACTTCATGAAATATGTCCTGCTGGGCAACCTGATCGCCTGGCCGCTGGCCTACTTCGTCATGACGCGCTGGCTGCAGAATTACGCATACGCCGCGTCGCTCGATTTCTCCTGGTTTCTGACCGGGGGCGTCGTGGCTTTAGTCATCGCCTGGCTGACTATCGGGGCACACGCGGTAGCGGCGTCGAGGAGGAATCCGGTGAACGCGTTGAGGCAGGGGTGA
- a CDS encoding FtsX-like permease family protein gives MIYHYLRIALRNLIRQPGYSSINILGLAIGITCCMLILLYVQHELSYDRFHEKADRIYRVVNGNFARTPPALGPALKDQFPEVEESVRMRGTTNIWMMSHGENSFLESDVYTVGKNFFSIFSFPLTQGDPESALDDYAYPERTIVISEPMAAKLFGDENPIDKYIRADDTYDLRVTGVMEAVPSNAHFTADYLVSENLNIENRRDRYATAWFGAQHYTYILLAEGTTSAELEAKIARWVDTYEPLQQLVARGVAFSPRLQPMTDIHLRSHLERDMAGHSDIGYIYVFTAVASFIVLIACINFMNLATAQSAARSREVAIRKTVGARRGELLIQFMGEAMLSAGLAFILSLGLFSAILPWFNTLAGKAIQISYLDNPEMLLWLLGIAIFAGLLSGSYPALFISRFHPIRIFKDEMTRGMTGSLLQKGLVVVQFTLSILLIVSTAMVYQQLDYMQSRHLGFDKDQVVVIPLVTGVDRQFDTFKTQLSRSPQVQGITRSVLMPGRMASSAMIPSFPTRLAGQPEEDLIGIPALYVSTGFVETLGLELLAGRPFSRALNDDSNNAVILNRSAIERMGLTVPEEAAKSHIQYRRSPPVRIIGVVEDFHMQSLHDAAGPMQLRLLRRGGGQSAIRLQARNIPDGISAIEETWASVFPHYPLAYSFLDEDFERLYQSEQRTANLLGAFSILAIFIACLGLFGLTSFAIRRRTREVGIHKVMGASATRIVYMLSKDFLILVAMAVPVAWVLAYWAMSNWLQNFAYRVDIGPGWFLIAAFLALAIALVTVSVKAVTAAMVNPVETLRSE, from the coding sequence GTGATATACCATTATCTCAGAATCGCCCTGCGTAATCTGATCCGGCAGCCGGGATACAGCAGCATCAACATACTCGGGCTGGCGATCGGCATCACGTGCTGCATGCTGATTTTGTTGTATGTCCAGCACGAATTGAGCTACGACCGATTCCATGAGAAAGCCGATCGGATCTACCGGGTAGTAAACGGCAACTTCGCACGCACACCGCCCGCGTTGGGACCGGCGCTCAAAGACCAGTTCCCGGAGGTTGAGGAATCTGTGCGGATGCGTGGCACAACGAATATCTGGATGATGTCCCATGGGGAGAACTCGTTTCTGGAAAGCGATGTCTATACGGTGGGAAAAAACTTCTTCAGCATCTTTTCCTTTCCACTTACTCAGGGCGATCCGGAATCCGCGCTGGACGACTACGCGTATCCTGAACGAACAATCGTCATCAGCGAACCCATGGCGGCCAAACTCTTCGGCGATGAGAATCCAATAGACAAGTATATCCGCGCGGATGACACGTACGACTTGCGTGTGACAGGCGTTATGGAAGCGGTTCCGTCCAATGCCCACTTCACCGCCGACTATCTTGTCAGCGAGAATCTCAATATCGAAAACCGTCGTGATCGGTATGCAACGGCCTGGTTCGGTGCGCAGCACTACACCTACATACTGCTGGCAGAAGGAACGACTTCTGCAGAACTGGAGGCCAAGATCGCCAGGTGGGTAGATACCTATGAGCCTCTTCAGCAGCTCGTGGCCCGCGGCGTGGCCTTCAGTCCCCGGCTGCAGCCGATGACCGATATCCATCTGCGTTCGCACCTGGAACGGGATATGGCTGGCCACAGTGATATAGGCTATATCTACGTTTTCACGGCTGTGGCGTCTTTTATCGTGCTCATCGCCTGTATCAACTTTATGAATCTGGCCACGGCGCAGTCCGCCGCCCGATCCAGGGAAGTGGCCATTCGGAAAACCGTCGGCGCCCGGCGGGGCGAGTTGTTGATACAGTTCATGGGCGAGGCCATGCTTTCGGCCGGCCTGGCCTTCATTTTGTCCCTGGGTCTCTTTTCGGCCATCCTGCCCTGGTTCAACACGCTGGCGGGTAAAGCCATACAGATCAGTTACCTTGACAACCCGGAGATGCTGCTGTGGCTGTTGGGCATCGCGATCTTTGCAGGTCTTTTATCCGGAAGCTATCCGGCACTGTTTATCTCCAGATTTCACCCGATCCGGATCTTCAAGGATGAAATGACTCGCGGCATGACCGGTTCCCTGCTGCAAAAAGGTCTTGTAGTGGTACAGTTTACACTATCGATTCTGCTGATCGTCAGCACCGCGATGGTGTATCAACAGCTGGATTACATGCAAAGTAGACACCTGGGATTCGATAAGGATCAGGTCGTCGTTATTCCACTCGTCACAGGTGTGGATCGACAATTCGATACCTTCAAGACCCAACTTTCTCGGAGCCCGCAAGTTCAGGGTATTACTCGATCTGTGCTGATGCCGGGACGCATGGCCAGTTCCGCTATGATTCCTTCCTTTCCGACCCGTCTGGCGGGTCAGCCCGAAGAAGACCTGATCGGGATACCCGCCTTGTATGTATCTACCGGTTTTGTAGAGACCCTTGGCCTTGAATTGCTGGCCGGGCGCCCGTTTTCCAGGGCGTTGAACGATGATTCGAATAACGCGGTGATCCTGAATCGATCCGCGATTGAACGAATGGGCCTGACCGTTCCGGAAGAAGCCGCAAAAAGTCACATACAATACAGAAGGAGCCCGCCCGTCAGGATCATTGGCGTCGTGGAGGATTTCCATATGCAGAGCCTTCATGACGCGGCGGGACCTATGCAGTTGAGGCTCTTGCGCCGAGGCGGCGGTCAGTCGGCGATACGACTGCAGGCACGGAATATACCCGATGGAATCAGTGCGATCGAAGAAACATGGGCTTCGGTATTTCCTCATTACCCCCTGGCCTATTCGTTTTTGGATGAAGATTTCGAGCGACTGTACCAGTCGGAGCAACGCACCGCAAATCTGTTGGGCGCTTTCAGCATACTGGCCATCTTTATCGCGTGTCTGGGCCTGTTTGGCCTGACTTCGTTCGCCATCCGGCGGCGAACCAGGGAGGTCGGAATCCACAAGGTAATGGGCGCTTCCGCGACTCGCATTGTATACATGCTATCGAAGGATTTTCTCATACTGGTTGCGATGGCCGTGCCGGTCGCCTGGGTCCTGGCCTACTGGGCCATGAGCAACTGGCTGCAGAACTTCGCGTACCGGGTCGATATCGGTCCCGGGTGGTTTCTGATTGCCGCTTTCCTGGCACTGGCCATCGCCCTGGTTACGGTCAGTGTAAAAGCAGTCACCGCCGCGATGGTGAATCCTGTGGAGACCCTTCGATCTGAATAG
- a CDS encoding tetratricopeptide repeat protein: protein MHNLPDFDRLWDYNNPAKTEKAFEELLPVAESAGNPDYRAQLLTQIARTHSLRREFDAAHRILDEAETLIVNINNSSEDVSQTTRVRLLLERGRTFNSAGDTDSARPLFKEAWERARQAGEDYHVVDAAHMLGICEPADASLMWNNRAMETAESSDDPRAKGWLGPLYNNIGWTHHDAGEYDKALELFEKGLAWRTERDNQQATRIAKWTVGRAKRSLGRIEEALAMQQSLLEEHEAAGTSDGYVFEEIAECLIALGRPDEARPYFGRAYQELSKDGWLTDNESERLARLKRLGNEQPC from the coding sequence ATGCATAACCTCCCCGACTTCGACCGACTGTGGGACTACAACAATCCGGCAAAAACCGAGAAGGCCTTTGAGGAACTGCTGCCCGTCGCGGAGAGCGCCGGCAACCCCGATTACCGCGCCCAACTTCTCACACAGATCGCTCGGACCCATAGTCTTCGTAGGGAATTCGACGCGGCCCACCGCATCCTCGATGAAGCCGAAACATTGATTGTCAATATTAACAACTCTTCCGAAGATGTATCACAGACTACCCGTGTCCGACTTCTCCTCGAACGCGGCCGCACCTTCAACTCGGCCGGCGACACAGATTCTGCACGGCCGCTCTTCAAAGAAGCCTGGGAACGGGCGCGGCAGGCCGGCGAGGACTACCATGTCGTGGACGCGGCCCACATGCTCGGAATCTGCGAGCCGGCAGATGCATCCCTTATGTGGAATAACAGGGCGATGGAAACCGCGGAATCATCAGACGATCCGCGCGCAAAGGGCTGGCTCGGGCCGCTCTACAACAACATCGGTTGGACGCACCACGACGCGGGCGAGTACGATAAGGCATTGGAACTCTTCGAGAAGGGGCTCGCCTGGCGGACCGAGCGGGACAACCAGCAGGCGACACGGATTGCGAAGTGGACCGTCGGCAGGGCGAAGCGTTCGCTCGGACGTATCGAAGAAGCGCTGGCCATGCAGCAATCCCTGCTCGAGGAACACGAAGCGGCCGGCACGTCGGACGGCTACGTCTTCGAAGAAATCGCCGAGTGCCTGATTGCGCTGGGGCGGCCGGATGAAGCACGGCCATACTTCGGCCGCGCCTACCAGGAACTGTCGAAAGACGGTTGGCTGACGGATAACGAGTCCGAGCGCCTGGCACGACTCAAACGATTGGGCAATGAACAACCATGTTGA
- a CDS encoding phytanoyl-CoA dioxygenase family protein codes for MLTAAQKSEFDEHGWVRVPRMLSETDVHSVLDRVWDDLEQRCGIPRDAPEAWPEAKPKGFNRLMRSGAFEPTCGSAVQEAIDEFLEPGHWEKPSPWGALLLTFPAAGPWFLPNHSWHMDLQKAVDAESAQNPGVQVFAILEPLAAQGGATIALAGSHRLVRHLARQPELIGEGRSKDITNAVKRAAPSLRDLWSRDLGGDRDSGVNREDRYLANPVDVSGIPVQAVEFTGDPGDVIFMHPWIIHTASSNRGDRPRIVITERVRRQDGQDDAHRVTNSPGEA; via the coding sequence ATGTTGACCGCTGCGCAGAAATCCGAATTCGACGAACACGGCTGGGTTCGCGTGCCACGTATGCTTTCGGAAACGGACGTCCATTCCGTGCTCGACCGCGTCTGGGACGACCTGGAGCAAAGGTGCGGGATTCCGCGCGATGCCCCGGAGGCCTGGCCGGAAGCGAAACCCAAGGGATTCAACCGGCTGATGCGTTCCGGCGCCTTCGAACCAACCTGCGGCTCGGCCGTTCAAGAAGCTATAGACGAATTCCTCGAACCCGGCCACTGGGAGAAACCAAGCCCCTGGGGAGCGCTTCTGCTTACCTTCCCCGCTGCCGGCCCGTGGTTTCTGCCCAACCATTCATGGCACATGGACCTACAGAAAGCCGTAGACGCCGAGTCAGCGCAAAACCCCGGCGTACAGGTTTTCGCCATACTGGAACCACTGGCCGCCCAGGGCGGCGCGACGATCGCCCTCGCCGGTTCTCATCGGCTTGTCCGACACCTTGCCCGGCAACCGGAACTGATCGGCGAAGGCCGTTCCAAAGACATCACCAATGCGGTCAAGCGGGCGGCGCCGAGTCTGCGGGATCTATGGTCCCGCGACCTGGGCGGAGACCGCGATTCGGGTGTAAACCGCGAAGACCGATACCTTGCGAATCCCGTCGATGTGTCCGGCATTCCCGTGCAGGCCGTCGAGTTCACCGGCGATCCCGGTGACGTGATCTTCATGCATCCCTGGATCATCCATACCGCATCTTCCAACCGCGGTGACAGGCCGAGAATCGTTATTACGGAGCGGGTTCGCAGACAGGACGGGCAGGACGACGCCCACCGCGTCACCAACAGTCCAGGTGAGGCCTAA
- a CDS encoding carbon-nitrogen hydrolase family protein, which produces MKLCTVQPHMSDSITENVQETTRWIHQATESGVDLVVFPEMMLTGYDIHFIELYAKADKTDWHAPVDEALDELGKVVDAAGISVLVGSPYRYGGGQLNALLLLQPGKEAVLAGARSHLPVGDRNRMGFVEPRDRLPVPVLGIEIGSVFCAEVYNLDYIQEKGLEESDIILWSSVFISDIDENGDVIRDRNAEFAREIASYWQVPVIQSNYVSYASEVSIQDSLRKGRTLGGSIACDASGRILDQASWTEEDMRSFEISRADDTVVVTPIAEERSSESHAKTLADA; this is translated from the coding sequence ATGAAGCTTTGCACGGTACAACCCCATATGTCGGATTCGATAACAGAGAATGTGCAGGAAACCACCAGATGGATCCATCAAGCCACCGAATCCGGTGTCGACTTAGTCGTTTTCCCCGAAATGATGCTGACGGGCTATGATATTCACTTCATCGAGCTATACGCCAAAGCCGACAAAACCGATTGGCATGCGCCGGTCGATGAAGCACTAGACGAACTTGGTAAGGTAGTCGATGCTGCAGGTATCAGTGTCCTGGTAGGTTCTCCATACCGTTACGGTGGTGGCCAACTAAACGCCTTGTTGTTACTCCAGCCAGGTAAAGAAGCCGTTCTTGCTGGTGCGAGATCCCATTTGCCTGTAGGGGACAGAAATCGCATGGGATTCGTAGAACCTCGGGATCGTCTACCAGTGCCTGTTCTGGGTATTGAGATCGGCTCGGTTTTTTGTGCCGAAGTTTACAATCTCGACTACATACAGGAAAAGGGATTGGAAGAAAGCGATATCATCCTGTGGTCCAGTGTGTTCATTAGCGACATAGATGAAAATGGTGACGTAATTCGAGATCGAAACGCTGAGTTTGCCCGTGAAATCGCCAGTTATTGGCAGGTCCCTGTAATCCAATCCAACTATGTTTCCTATGCCAGCGAAGTTTCCATCCAAGATTCGCTAAGAAAAGGACGCACGCTCGGTGGCTCAATTGCCTGCGACGCATCGGGACGTATCCTTGACCAGGCCTCATGGACAGAAGAAGACATGCGATCGTTCGAAATAAGTAGAGCCGACGACACAGTCGTGGTAACCCCTATAGCAGAGGAACGCTCATCCGAATCCCACGCGAAGACGCTTGCCGATGCATAA